The sequence below is a genomic window from Halodesulfovibrio sp. MK-HDV.
TGCACATGTTCATAATGACCTGATTCATCTGTGTCGGATCACCGAATGTATGCGCGTGGGTAACATTATATGTTGTTTCAATATTAATGTTACGCGGCAGAGAGGCGGACACAAGTCCCACGGACTCGTTCATAACCTCTAAAATATCTGTGGTACGGAAACCCGCAACGGAGGGCTTACTGAAAGTAAGAATTTTTTTGACCAAGCTGCTGCCGTGTTGCGCAGCACGTAACGCACGGGCAAGGTCGTTGCTTGTGAGTGTTTCTTCATCAATATCAATCAGCGCTAACTCAACAGAGTTAATGATGGATGTAAGGATATTGTTAAAGTCATGCGCAATTCCGCCAGCCAGTGTACCAATTGCTTCCATTTTCTGTGATTGCAGTAACTGGCGCTCTAGGTTGATGCGCTGCGTAATATCTTCCGCAGTGGTCAACATTCCGACAATTTCGCCCTTGTCTCCGTGGAGCGGCAGGCGGTTAATTTCCAACCATACGAGGTCACCGTCTTTATCAGTGATACGTTCTTTGGATTTTAACTGAGGAATATTGTGGGCAAGAACCATGTTTTCAGACTGCTGCATGATAGCGGCATCTTGCTTGTCGAATAAAAATTCAAAATCAGTTTTGCCAATGAGCTCGCGAGCGTGTTCAATCCCGAAGAATTTGTCAAAGGATCGGTTGCTGCCCATGTAACGGAAGCTGTTACTTTTCCACGAAACAAGCTGTGGAATGTTGTCCATAACAGACTGCAACATACGTTCGGAATTACGTAATGCTTTTTCTGCACGCTTACGCGTGGTGATATTTTCAGAGAACCCTTCAAGAAGTTCAATGTTGTTCAATCGGTCACGCACAACTCGTACAGACATGTTTGCGGCAAACGTTGTGTTATCTGGACGCAGGAGCGTGCGTTCGAATGTCAAAATTTCGTTAGCGCGTGCTTTATGGAAATCAACGCCCTGCAACAGGTCATCCAACGCACTGGTTTCATGTGCCATAAAGTCTTGCGAAGTGGTGTAGCCATTCATTCTGGCAAAGGCTGGGTTTACATCAACAAATGCACCTGTTGGGCGCACACGGAAAATGCCCAGTGGTGAGTTTTCAAAGATAGAGCGATATTTTTCTTCTGCAAAGCGTAAGCTGTCCTCAGCTTTTTTGCGATCGGTAAAGTCAAAGATTACTCCCACCATACCCGCAATTTCACCACGAGCATTAACGTTGGTCGCTTTGTGCAACAGAATATTATGCACACTGCCTTCGCGGGACGAAATAGTCTGTTCGTAGATGGATTCGCCTTGCTCATGCAGCAGCTGATGGTCAACAGGGTGTTGTAATTGAGACAACCCGAATTCCTGCAACTCCCATTCGTTACAATTCAAAATATCGTCACGCTGGATACCAAAGAATTTTTCAAAGGCGACGTTACACTGCTGGTAGCGTCCATACTTATCTTTAGAGTAGATAGGAATAGGGATGGTATCCATAAGTAGGCGTAAGAATGACAGCTGATCTTTGATCTTTTGTTCTACAGATTTTTTCTCGAGAATATTCATCACCAACAATACAAGAGTGATGGTGAGCAGAATAAGGCTGACAATAATTGTCCAGAAAACCTGCTTATTCAATTCATAGAATCGGCTCGGAGCATTGATCATGACTGCCGGTTCGGGCAATTCGCGCTCGCTCAAGTGAAGGCGTTTGAGTTCATTGTAGTCAAAAGCCCATGGGGAAGCGCTTTTTGAGATGACGTTAATCTCACTCGCCGGAGTACCGTCAAGAATTTGCAAACCGAGCTCGGCAGCCATTTCACCATCGGTGAAGCCGGAAATAAGCTTGCCGCCGAGAATGCCGGAACCGAGCAGGAATCTCCAGTTTGAATAGAGCGGTGCCGTAGTGTTATCGTGCACCTTTTGCAGCAGTTCCTGTGCAGAGTAAAACTGGCCGTCGATTTCTCGGTACATCGGAATAAAGTAGAAGAATGTGTCAGGCGGAGCTGTTTGACTCGACGGATAATTTCTCTGTGCGGCATATCAGTCCAGAATTGAACCTTCAACCCTTTGTCAATATTCGGGATGCCTTCGATAACCTGCTTGCGGATTGCTTTGCCCGTGACGGATTCGTCACCGATAACAATCATTTGTTTCAGGTTAGGGTGCATTTCTAAGGCAAGACGGATGTTTGAAGCGACATCGAATGTTTCCATGACGCCGGTAATTTCTTTGCCTTTAATTAGTGATGGGTTGAAATCGTTAACCCCGACAAAAACAATAGGAACACCCGGAAAGATATCTTCCCCGTGCTGAGTGATGAAGTTGAATGCGTCGTTGTCGGAAACTGTGATGAGGTCAAATGTAGTGTCAGCAAACTTTCGTCTGAACAAATCCATGACATGTTTGACTGCTTGATTGTACGGAAATTTTTTGGAATCCAGATACTCCACCTGCAACATAATAGAATACGGGCTGTCTTGAATCCGCTCTTTAAAGCCTTCGAGCAGATTGTCCGACCATGCGTATCCGTTGTGGTAGGAGTTAAGATAGAGGATGTTCTTGCGTTCTTTAGGCGTAGGGGTTGGATTGGCAAAAGCGTTCGGAACCGTCAAAATGACAGTCAGAAGCGCTAAAAATATGAAGTGTAAAAGGCGTGCACCCATAATCGATAACCAATCCTTCAATTTGCTTAACAAAAGCTGTGTTTGCAGCCGTTGCAGCTAATAATTCGAGGTCGCTTTTGTGTGTTTACAATGCGTACCTCTTGCCCCATGTACCGTTTATTCGCTCAATTGTCATCTGTCGCAATGTGGCGAGTTTTTGACAAATTCAAAAATAAGCATTCAAATACAGCATGTTACAAAACTGGCAAGCTCCTTGCTATATGTCTTCGCAAAGACAATTACGTGGCGTTCCGAATAGATAGGGTGCCCGTTCAGGAGGATGCAATGTTATTTTTGCTTGGTGGAAATGATAAAAAGCCAACACAGGCTGAACAGGCTCGTACCGAGAATATGGAACGTGTAAAGGAACTATTTCTCGCTGGCCGTTTCCCAGTAGTAACTACCGAGGTGCTGGAAGGCCGCGCTATCGGTAAAGTTCTCGGGTTAGTAGCTTGTCGTGGATATGATTCAGATGATGCATTTTTTGGCATGACTGCGCGTGCCGTAAATAAAGGCGCACAGGCCATTATCGGATATCAGGAGAACATTGCGTTTCATCCGGATGGCAGTAAATATTTCTCTTGTTACGGTACTGCTGTGCAGTTTGACCGTTCAAAGCGAGTATAGGGCATACGTATAGCCGACTGGTTGCTACTTGTTTGGCTGCGTTGCTTTACCCTTGCGGTTTGTTATGTCACTCCCCCCCCCCGACAGACCTTTACCTAGGTTAGACATGACAAACTGTAAGGTAATACGGATTCCTGCATAGGCAATGATAGCTGTTGCCTGTGGGGAAATAAAAAAAGCCCGAATCACAATGTGATTCGGGCTTTTTGTTTTTTAGAATTCTATTCGGAATCGTCCTCAAGGCTACGGGTGTAGCGGCAGGCTTTTTCCGGACAGGCGATATGCTTACCGCGTGCTTTGGTGGTTTTGATTGTAAGCAGTTTAGAATCACACTGTGGACATTCTTCTTCCACAGGGAAGTTCCACAGCGCGTAGTCACACTTAGGGTATCTGCTACAAGAGTAGAAGATTTTACCAGAGCGGGAAGACTTTTCTACAATCTCACCTTCTTCACAACGCGGGCATTTTACGCCCGTTGAGAAAGGCTTTGCGTGTTTGCATTCAGGGTAACCGGTACATGCGATAAAGCGGCCACCGGTACGGGTGCGTTTAAGAACAAGGTCCTTTCCGCAATCCGGACATTCACCCATTTTCTGCAATTCTTCTTTCGGGCGTTCCACAAGCACAACATTACCGTTGTCATCGCGGGTAAAGTTGGATGTGTTTTTACAATCCGGATATCCGGAGCACGCCAGGAAGGTGCCTGCCTTACCAAACTTGATCATCATCGGCTTGCCGCATTCTGAACATACAAGGTCAGTTTCAAGACCCTGTTTTACAGACTCCATCTCCTCAGCAGCTTTTTCAAGCGTCGGATTGAAGTCGTTCATGAAGTCAGTCATGAGCTGTGTCCAGTCCAATGTGCCTTCAGCAACGTTATCGAGCAATGTTTCCATCTGCGCGGTAAAACTTACATCCATAAGAGTGGAGAAGTGTTTTACAAGCTGCTGGCACACTGTGCGACCAAGGTCAGTCGGCACAAAGTTCTTTTCTTCCAGCTGTGCATAGCCGCGATCAATCAGTGTTGAAATAATGGCTGCATAGGTGGATGGACGGCCGATGCCGAGTTCTTCCATTTCACGTACAAGAGACGCTTCGGAGAATCGTGCTGGTGGCTGAGTAAATTTTTGTTCTTTGTCGAGCTTGATGAGGCGGATTTCCTGACCTTCTTCAAGTTTCGGCAAATCTTCATCTTCTTTGGCTTTTTGCGGAGAAACAGCAAGGAAGCCGGGGAAGAGCATACGCTCGCCTTTTACACGCCATGTGCTGGCAAGTTTGTCTGCATCTTTAATAGTAGTTGCGTTTGGTGTGGCTGCAATAGTGACGGTAGTGTCATGGAATTGAGCCGCAGCCATCTGGGATGCCATAAAGCGTGACCAGACGAGTGTGTACAACGCATACTGTTCTCTAGGAAGCAGATTGCGAACGGAATCAGGTGTGATGGATGCGTCAACAGGACGGATCGCTTCGTGAGCATCCTGAGCACTTGATTTTGTTTTGAAGAAGCGTGGCTTTGGCGGAATGTATTCTTTTCCGTAGAGGGAAAGAATAAGCTCTTTAGCTGCATCGCGCGCGTCGTCAGCAATACGTACGGAGTCAGTACGCATATAAGTGATAAGCGCTGTTGTGCCCTCGTCACCGAGTTCAACACCTTCATACAGGCGCTGAGCAATGGACATGGTACGCTTTGCAGAATAGCCATGGCGCTGACTTGCTGCCTGCTGGAGAGTTGATGTGATGTAAGGTGGCAGCGGCTGGCGGCTACGTTTTTTCTCTTCAACTTTTTCTACAACCAGTGCTGAGGCAAGAACTGCTTCCTGAAGTGCATTCGCAGCTTCTTCGTTAGGAACAACTGCTTTTTTACCTGCAATCTGGTGCAAAAGAGCTTTAACTGGTGGCGGATTTTCGCCTTCCATTTCAGCTTTGAATACCCAGTACTCTTCTGGATCAAATGCATAGCGTTCCGCTTCGCGCTCAACAATGAGACGCAGCGCAACGGACTGTACACGACCGGCAGAAATACCGCGCTTAACTTTATTCCAGAGTAGCGGTGAGAGTTTGTAGCCCACAAGACGGTCAAGAATTCGTCGAGCCTGCTGAGCATCGAAGAGGTTCTCGTTCAGATCTTTCGGGTGTTCAAGCGCTTCACGAACCGCACGGGCGGTAATTTCGTTAAACTGGATACGCTTTGCATTTGGATTTTCTTTTTTAATAATCTCAGCAATGTGCCAAGCAATGGCTTCGCCCTCGCGATCGGGATCGGGAGCAAGATATACGTGGTCAGCTTTGGCTGCCGCTTCTTTCAGCGTGGAAACAACTTTCTGTTTACCCTGAATGATCTGATACTTTGGCTTGTAGTTTTTTTCTTCGTCAACGCCGAGATCTTTTTTAGGCAAATCTCGCACGTGACCTACGCTGGCGTGAACCATGTAGTTACGGCCAAGGAACTTTTTAATTGTTTTCACCTTTGCGGGTGATTCTACGATTATCAGGTCTTTTCCCATTGAATGTCCTGTTTCCGATGTTGGTTAAGAAGTAACTGGCAACACACAGATATCAATAGGTGTACCAGATGCTAAGCGTTTTTCTGTTAAGGGAAGATACGGCAAATGTCGCTAGCGTCAAGTGTCGATTTTCTAAAATATGATTACGACAGTATATCTTCCTGAAGAACAATGCAAAATTACAAGGTAGTTTGTCTTTGCCTCTATATTACAAAATGATTGCAGTATGGGAATGATACAGATGCATCTACTCTTGTAACTGATTTTACGTCTGTAATACCTGTTGATTGTGTTCAATTTACTGACATTTTCTAAAAGTGTAACAGTGAGTGGTTACTCTTACCCCTGCGCCAGGCCACGGATTATAACGAATCTAACAAGTTGGCATTCTAATTGCTCAATACATCCCGTACGTTGTCAAGCTCGGGGGAGCTTTAGGAGGAATACTATGTCTGTTACCCAAATCTCTATGAGGCAGGTGCAGGGAGTTCTGCAGCATTCGAAAAGACGCACTGGTGCGATTTCACATAATGATGCTGTACAAAACAACGGTATGAGCCGTTTTGAAGCCTTGCTTAGAGAACCGCAGCAGATTGTAGATGCCATGGCATCTTCCCAATCTAATCAGCTATCTGCGTTGCCCAATCAATATCCATACTATGGATTAACTGGAGCGGAACAGCCTACACGTTCAGGAATGAACCTGAGTAATGTTTCTGCTCTTGCTACACTTATTAATGTTTCATCTATTGAACCTACGGTTTTGAGTAATGCACTCAAAACACTGACAGAAGCTGCTGAGAAAAATCAGCTTGAGACCGCTTCTGCAGCCGGTATCCCAGGAAACCTGCAGGGTATGATGAGCCGTCAAATTGTAAGCGGTGACATGAATGCAGTTGTTCAAGCTTCTGACAGTGCTATGGGTGATAGTACTGACGAGAGCGGAGCAAAAAGTGTAGAACCTATTGTAAGTAATGAAGTTCGTGGTTCATTAGCTACGATGTTTGAATCCGGTGCAGCCGGAAACATTGCAGCCATTGGCTATGATGCAACAGGTGGAACTTCGTACGGCAAGTACCAGTTCTCGTCTGCTCGTGGCACAATGGACGATTTTTTGACATATTTAGATTCGCATGCTTCCGATATTTCATTACATCTCAGAGCAGCTGGTGGTGTAAATACAGGTTCCAAGCAGGGTGAAATGCCAATGGCTTGGCAGGAAGTTGCGAACATTGATCCAGTACGATTCGAAAAAATGCAGGATGCTTTTACGCATTCTCGCTACTATTCCCCAGTAGCTCGAGTTGTTCAGGATAAAATGAACGTTGGCCAAATGAGTACCGCAATGGAAGAAGTTTTACTTTCTACTTCCTTACAGCATGGTCCTCGCGGGGCTATTCAAATTTTTGCAAAAGCATTCGGCGCAACAGGCGGCTTCTCTGAAGAGATGCAGGAAGCGTTTATTAAAAACGTATACGCACAGCGCAGCAATGAATTTGCAACTTCAACTCCGGAAGTTCGCACAGGCGTGCAGAACAGACTGGATGCAGAGCTTAATGTAGCATTATCTATGCTCGCTTAATGTTGGAAAGTTGACACGAAACGTGTCCGCCGAAAACATGACATGAGTTGAGAGCGTAGAGATTACTCCGGTTTTTTAGCAAGAGTACTCTACAGGCTGTCTTAGCTTCAAAAGAATGACTTTGTTGAGTGTAGAAAAAAGGACATCAATATGATGTCCTTTTTTTTGTATTTTTTAAGTAGATTAAGAGTCTTAGCAAATAATTTTTTTTATGTACTTGACCGGTAAGAGCTTCTGCTTTAATTACATATGAACACGTGTTCATGCGTAGTTTTATTTTTAGAGGTAACTATGGACATTGCAATACAATATCTTTCCGAAGTATGGGAAATTCTGCTCGAAGCCGCCCCATACGTACTTTTCGGTTTTTTTGTCGCTGGGCTTCTTAAAGGGTTTTTACCGGACGATTTTGTCGCGCGCCATCTAGGCAGTAACAAAAAGGGTGCCGTTGTTAAGGCATCACTCTTCGGTGTACCGCTTCCTTTATGTTCTTGCGGTGTAATTCCTGCGGCTGCAGGGCTTCGCCAGCAGGGTGCAAGTAAAGGGGCAACCACATCATTTATGATCTCCACACCAGAGACTGGCGTTGATTCCATCGCCATCACATACGCGCTGCTTGACCCGATTATGACAATTGTGCGTCCGGTTGCTGCGTTTATTTCTGCGCTTACCGCAGGTACTCTGGTAGATATGTTTCCTGCAAAGGCAGTACCGGGTAAAACTGAATTTACTCCGCTTAACTTTGCAGCAACAACATTAAAAAAAGAAGAGGAATGTACCTCTGGCAACTGCTCTTCCAAGTCAGCAATTGCAACAGCTAAAGATAAATTTCTTTTCGGTATGCAGTTCGCGTTTGGTGAACTTATTGCCGACATCGGTAAATGGCTGTTGATTGGTATCCTTATAGCCGCAGTTGTTTCTACGTTCCTGCCAGTCACATTCTTTCAGGAATACGTAGGTGATGGACTTCTCAGCATGATCCTGATGGTTGTCATCGGTGTGCCAATGTATGTCTGCGCAACCGCATCAACCCCAATTGCAGCAGCGCTCGCACTTAAAGGGCTTTCCCCCGGCGGTGCGCTTGTGTTCCTGTTAGCAGGGCCAGCAACCAACGCAGCAACGATTACTGTTGTAGCTCAGACTCTCGGTAAGCGCGTAGCGTTCATCTACGTAGGCTCCATTGCGGTAACATCCGTAATTCTCGGGCTTGCCGTGAACTGGCTGTACGCGAAACTCGGTCTTTCTGTGTTCTCTTGGATTAATGACGTAGAAGCTCATCAGCATGGTATTGTGGGTTACGCCTCTGCGATTATTCTACTCGTTCTTGTAGGTAAACAATTTATCGGTCGTCGTGGTCACCAACACGGCGAATCCTGTGGCTGCCATTAAGCTGCAATAAGATTGGACTCCTTAAAAAAAGCCACGCTCTTGAGCGTGGCTTTTTTTGTTTTCTTTTTTGTGCCTGCGGCGCTGAGTTTGTTTTGCCTCCGGCGGGCGGGGCGTTGCCCCTGCACCCCACGAGAGGGACGCCCTCTCGACTGCGAGGTTGTACTCCCAGTTTGGTGAAAGCTGTTCGAGCTAAAAGAAATGTTTTTTTAATAGATCTGTACCAAGAACGATCCGATGATAACCTACATAGTTTACTACCCACTAGACATAAACAGGTAGTCGAACCCCGCGGTCAAGGGGGCGTCCCCCTTGCGGGTGCTTGCGCCAGTAACCGTTCACGAGGAACGAGTGATTACGGATGCCAGTCCCTTGTGGAGGCAGAGCCTGCCCGCCGGAGGCAACACAAATCTTAAAAAAGCAAAAAATTATTAAACAATAGCAGCATCAAGTGCAGCGTCGACGTGAGCTTGAACGGTATCGATCAGCGGGATGTTGCAGTCGGAGGCTTTAATAAGCAGTCCGATTTCGGTGCAGCCGAGAATAATCGCTTCGGCACCGTTTGCTTCGAGATCTTTGATGATGTTGATGTACTTCTCACGAGTGCTGTCGAGGAATTTTCCTACGGCAAATTCATTGAAAATGCTGTCGTGGATAATGGCGCGGACATCGCTTGCAGGAGTAATAATTTCGAGGTCGTGCTTTTCAGAAAGCGGCTTACTGATGAAATCTTGTTCCATGGTGAATGCGGTGCCGAGTAATCCGAGCTTGCTGACGTTGAGTTCTTTCGCTTTGTTTGCGATTGCGTCTGAAATATGGAGTACTGGAATTTCTAGCGCACCTTGCACGGTGTCGGCAACGCGATGCATTGTATTTGCGCCGATGAGAAGCATATCTGCGCCGCCAGCTTCGGTGTTCAGGGCGGCTTGAGCTAGCTTAGTGCCCACGGATGTCCAGTCATCTTTGCTGATGAGCTCGTGTAGTTCTGAAAAATCGACGCTGTCCATAAGGATTTTGCAGGAATGGCGTCCGCCGAGGCGTTTGCGGGTGCCTTCGTTTAAGAGGCGGTAGTATTCGATTGTTGATCCCCAAGTCATTCCGCCTAATAATCCGATCTTTTTCATGAGAATATCCTTTGAACTTAATTGAAAACATGTTTTTGAAGTAAGCTGTGTTTTTGCATATGCTGATCGCAATGTAAAATATGTTTTAAAAAACATTATGTTACTTGATTGCATTAGTAGGAAATGGGGTGTCTTTTTTGTTATTAGGTGCTGTCTGCATGATCAGTATGATGAGAAGAAGTAAGTACTTTTGTCGTATTCTGTGCTTGCTCTTAGCGGCGTTGGACTTGACATAATGCGATGAGGCTATCAATCTCACTATATCTATATGTTTGGAGTGCAAAATATGAAAAAGGTAGTTGTATCATTTCTCGGCAAAGATGGTCCGGGAGTCGTACATGCGGTATCCAGCCTGCTTACAGGTCTGGAGTGCAACATTAATGAAGTAAGTCAAACTATTCTGCATAGTGAATTTGCTGCGATCGTCATTGCTGAAATGCCTGACGGTTGTACCATTGACCTCTTGCAGGATGAACTGGTGAAAGGACTTGCTGAACGACAGGTTGACCTCAGTGTTACAGCACGCCTTTATGACGGTACAAGCTGGTCTGCTGAAGATCCTCAGTCATTTGTGGTAAGTGTAGACGGCCCTGACCAACAAGGGCTTGTTGCTGCAATCTCAGGTATTCTGGGTGAGCATAATGTGAATATTGCCAACCTGAAAGCTATTGTTCCTGCCGATCAACCGGACGGGAATGCTCTTATTGTTTTTGAAGTAATTGTCCCCGGCGCTGTGGAGCTTTCTGCTCTGCGCGGCGCGCTGAATGCGAAGGCGGAAGAACTTTCGCTACGGGTAAGTGTTCAGCACAGGGATATTTTCGAAGCAGTGCACAGGGTTCAGCCTGTGTAGCTTTAGAAGGTGACATATCTGGGAAATTGTCACCATCTATATACAATGAGATTTTAGCCTGACATTTATAAGGAAAAAAAATGCTTTCAGATCGCGAAGTGCTCAGTACTCTAGCAATGCTCCGAAACGAGCATTTGGACGTTCGTACCGTAACGCTTGGTGTCAGCCTTTTTGATTGTGCAAGTCACGACTTTGACGTGTTTGCTGATCGGGTTCGCACTAAGATTAGACTTTATTCAGAAAAACTTGTGTCTACCTGTAATGAGGTGGGCGATAAGTACGGTATTCCTATCGTAAACAAACGCATCAGCGTAAGCCCTATGAGCGTTGTGTGTGCTTCTTACACGCCGGAACAGATGGTGAAAGCGTGTCAGATTCTTGATGAAGCTGCACAGGAAGCTGGTGTAGATTTTCTTGGCGGCTTCGGTGCGCTGGTAGAGAAAGGCATGACCAAAGGTGATCGTGCTCTTATTGATTCTTTACCGGAAGCATTGGCGGTGACGCAGCGCGTATGTTCCTCAATCAACGTAGCGTCTTCCAGAAGCGGCATTAACATGGATGCTGTTGCTCTTATGGGGCAGCGTATCAAAGATATCGCAGCACGTACCGCAGACAAAGACGGCCTTGGCTGTGCTAAGCTTGTTGTATTTGCAAACATTCCTCAGGATGTACCGTTTATGGCTGGTGCCTACCTTGGTGTAGGTGAGCCTGAAGCGGTAATTAACGTGGGTGTTTCCGGCCCGGGCGTTGTTAAAAAAGCAATCGACCGTGCTATGCAGGATGGCAGCGCGAAGAGCCTTGGTGATATTGCTGAAGTTATTAAACGCACCGCATTTAAAGTAACCCGCGTTGGTGAAATTATCGGTACTGAAGTAGCGCAGCGCCTTGGACTTCCTTTCGGCGTAGCTGACCTTTCGTTGGCTCCGACTCCGGAAGTTGGTGACTCTGTTGGTGAAATCTTCGAAGCCATTGGTCTTTCATCCATTGGTGCTCCGGGTTCTACCGCTGTACTGGCAATGCTGAACGATGCTGTTAAAAAAGGCGGCGCGTTTGCATCTTCCCACGTTGGTGGTCTTTCCGGTGCGTTTATTCCTGTGTCAGAAGATTCCAGCATTGCAGCAGCAGCTGCATCCGGTGCGCTGACTTTGGAAAAACTTGAAGCCATGACAAGCGTATGTTCTGTAGGGCTTGATATGGTTCCTGTGCCGGGTGATATCTCCCCAGCAACACTTTCCGGTATTATTGCCGACGAAATGGCAATTGGTATGATCAACAACAAAACTACTGCTGTGCGTATCATCCCTGTTCCTAATAAAGGTGTTGGCGATAATGTATCTTTCGGCGGTCTGCTTGGTGAAGCCAAAATTATGGCTGTGCCGGGTGGTAACGCAGAGAAGTTTATTAAACTTGGCGGCCGTATTCCTGCGCCGATCCACAGTTTGAAGAACTAGACTGTTCTTTCCATACAAATAAAAAGAGCCGTTCTGCATATGCAGAACGGCTCTTCTTGTATTTGTCTTATTGCGTAAACAGACTAGCTACCGCAGCAGCAGTCAGTGAGTGCGCTAAGAGCGTATTCCTGACGTTCGCGATATTCTTCCTGTTTACCTTTGTTCCAGCGCTTAACTGGGCGGTAGTAACCTACAACGCGGGTGTAAACTTCTGCTTCGTTGCCACAAGTTGGGCAATTGAAGTGTTCACCGTTGATGTAGCCGTGTTCCTTACAAATGGAGAAGGTCGGAGTTACGGAGATGTAAGGAATTTTAGTATTGGTCATCGCTTTGATGAGGTAATTCTTTACGCTTTCCGGTTCCGGCACAGCTTCGCCGAGGAAGGAGTGGAATACGGTACCACCATTGTAGAGGGTCTGCAGTTCGTTCTGGTGCTCAAGAGCGTAGAAAACGTCACCGGTAAGACCTACTGGAAGCAGGGTGGAGTTAGTGTAGTAAGGTACTTCGTTACCAGCGCAGATGATGTCTGCGTAGAGGTCTTTGTCTGTTTTAGCAAGACGGTAGCAAGTACCTTCGCCCGGAGTTGCCTCAAGGTTGTAAAGGTGGCCGGTTTCTTCCTGGAAGCGAACTGTAAGGGAACGCAAGTGGTTGAGGACGCGACGCATGAGGCGCAGACCGCTTTCAGTTTCGATACCTTTACCGAGCAAGTTGAGGCATGCTTCGTGACCACCGATAAGACCGATGGTGGAGAAGTGGCCTTTGTAGCCGTTTTTGAGGTAGCGACGAGAGAACGGGAACATGCCTGACTCGAGATGGTGTTCGCAAAGTTTGCGTTTGAACTCGAGAGAGTCTTTTGCCATTTCTGCGTATTCTTCAACGAGGTCGAGGAAATCTTCTTCGTTGTGCGCAAGGTAAGCAAGTTTAGGCAGGTTCAGGGTAACAACACCGATAGAACCGGTGAGGTCGCCAGCGCCGAAGAGGCCGCCTGTCTTTTTGCGGATTTCACGAAGATCCATCTGCAAACGGCAGCACATAGAACGAACATCTTCCGGATTGAGGTCGGAGTTGATGAAGTTCTGGAAGTACGGAACACCGTACTTGGCAGTAAGTTCCATAAGAAGCTGAGCAGGAACGGAATCCCAGTCAAAGTCTTTAGTAACGTTGTATGTAGGAATAGGGAAAGAGAAGATACGGCCGTCTGCGTCACCTTCGAGCATAACCTCGAGGAACGCACGGTTGA
It includes:
- a CDS encoding PAS domain S-box protein, yielding MINAPSRFYELNKQVFWTIIVSLILLTITLVLLVMNILEKKSVEQKIKDQLSFLRLLMDTIPIPIYSKDKYGRYQQCNVAFEKFFGIQRDDILNCNEWELQEFGLSQLQHPVDHQLLHEQGESIYEQTISSREGSVHNILLHKATNVNARGEIAGMVGVIFDFTDRKKAEDSLRFAEEKYRSIFENSPLGIFRVRPTGAFVDVNPAFARMNGYTTSQDFMAHETSALDDLLQGVDFHKARANEILTFERTLLRPDNTTFAANMSVRVVRDRLNNIELLEGFSENITTRKRAEKALRNSERMLQSVMDNIPQLVSWKSNSFRYMGSNRSFDKFFGIEHARELIGKTDFEFLFDKQDAAIMQQSENMVLAHNIPQLKSKERITDKDGDLVWLEINRLPLHGDKGEIVGMLTTAEDITQRINLERQLLQSQKMEAIGTLAGGIAHDFNNILTSIINSVELALIDIDEETLTSNDLARALRAAQHGSSLVKKILTFSKPSVAGFRTTDILEVMNESVGLVSASLPRNINIETTYNVTHAHTFGDPTQMNQVIMNMCTNSFQALREHGGTLRLDVDKEFLTKEKASQFNIPEGEYFKLVIEDNGPGISSEIQDKIFDPFFTTKGKTEGTGLGLSVVLGIIKGHGGGVEVSSIPFVRTAFIIYLPHIDRPVLEAGNQLTEKILQGEGRILFVEDDPDQLETIPRVLRNLGYEVDPIGDAAVAASMIREQPDSWDLVITDFDMPALNGLELAKHISHTAPELPVIMVSGRNIAAKGAEEIPSVKTLVSKPYNSSIIAKAITSVLHPLQ
- a CDS encoding ABC transporter substrate-binding protein codes for the protein MGARLLHFIFLALLTVILTVPNAFANPTPTPKERKNILYLNSYHNGYAWSDNLLEGFKERIQDSPYSIMLQVEYLDSKKFPYNQAVKHVMDLFRRKFADTTFDLITVSDNDAFNFITQHGEDIFPGVPIVFVGVNDFNPSLIKGKEITGVMETFDVASNIRLALEMHPNLKQMIVIGDESVTGKAIRKQVIEGIPNIDKGLKVQFWTDMPHREIIRRVKQLRLTHSSTLFRCTEKSTASFTLHRNCCKRCTITLRHRSIQTGDSCSVPAFSAASLFPASPMVKWLPSSVCKFLTVLRRVRLTSSQKALPHGLLTTMNSNAFT
- the topA gene encoding type I DNA topoisomerase, with protein sequence MGKDLIIVESPAKVKTIKKFLGRNYMVHASVGHVRDLPKKDLGVDEEKNYKPKYQIIQGKQKVVSTLKEAAAKADHVYLAPDPDREGEAIAWHIAEIIKKENPNAKRIQFNEITARAVREALEHPKDLNENLFDAQQARRILDRLVGYKLSPLLWNKVKRGISAGRVQSVALRLIVEREAERYAFDPEEYWVFKAEMEGENPPPVKALLHQIAGKKAVVPNEEAANALQEAVLASALVVEKVEEKKRSRQPLPPYITSTLQQAASQRHGYSAKRTMSIAQRLYEGVELGDEGTTALITYMRTDSVRIADDARDAAKELILSLYGKEYIPPKPRFFKTKSSAQDAHEAIRPVDASITPDSVRNLLPREQYALYTLVWSRFMASQMAAAQFHDTTVTIAATPNATTIKDADKLASTWRVKGERMLFPGFLAVSPQKAKEDEDLPKLEEGQEIRLIKLDKEQKFTQPPARFSEASLVREMEELGIGRPSTYAAIISTLIDRGYAQLEEKNFVPTDLGRTVCQQLVKHFSTLMDVSFTAQMETLLDNVAEGTLDWTQLMTDFMNDFNPTLEKAAEEMESVKQGLETDLVCSECGKPMMIKFGKAGTFLACSGYPDCKNTSNFTRDDNGNVVLVERPKEELQKMGECPDCGKDLVLKRTRTGGRFIACTGYPECKHAKPFSTGVKCPRCEEGEIVEKSSRSGKIFYSCSRYPKCDYALWNFPVEEECPQCDSKLLTIKTTKARGKHIACPEKACRYTRSLEDDSE
- a CDS encoding chitosanase; the encoded protein is MSVTQISMRQVQGVLQHSKRRTGAISHNDAVQNNGMSRFEALLREPQQIVDAMASSQSNQLSALPNQYPYYGLTGAEQPTRSGMNLSNVSALATLINVSSIEPTVLSNALKTLTEAAEKNQLETASAAGIPGNLQGMMSRQIVSGDMNAVVQASDSAMGDSTDESGAKSVEPIVSNEVRGSLATMFESGAAGNIAAIGYDATGGTSYGKYQFSSARGTMDDFLTYLDSHASDISLHLRAAGGVNTGSKQGEMPMAWQEVANIDPVRFEKMQDAFTHSRYYSPVARVVQDKMNVGQMSTAMEEVLLSTSLQHGPRGAIQIFAKAFGATGGFSEEMQEAFIKNVYAQRSNEFATSTPEVRTGVQNRLDAELNVALSMLA